The sequence CAATATTGTAATTTTCGCGGATATGTTCTTTAAGAGCGTCTATTTTATAGTTGATTTCGCTTTCCTTTATGTCAAAGGAGTGAATGGCGTCTGAAAGTTCCTGCCGTTTATTCCGTAAATCGCGCAATTGATTTTCATAAGAAGAAGCTTCGTCTTTGATTTTTTTTAGTTCTCCGGCAATTTTGTTCTCTTCTTCTCTTACAGCATTCCGCTCTCCTTCTAGAAGGTCGAGTTCCGTGATCAAATCTTCGATGCGAGCTTTGAGTTCTTCGGTTTCAATTTCGTTCTCTTTAATCGAAGCTTCTCTTTTCTCGATTCCTTTGGCGGCGTTGATAATATCGTTCTCGTAACGTTCGATAACGGATTTCGTGTTGTTAATTTCGCCTCGTAGCCGTTCGAGTTCGAGTTTCTTGTCGTTGAAAGATTTTGTGAGCTGATTATATCTGTTTTCAAACTCTTTTAAGCTGGCCTCGAATTCGGAAATTTGAGATTTGATCTTTTCTTTAGCAGAATATAATTCCTCCAGCGAGTTATTGGTTTCGGAAATCTGCGACTGGAGCATATTCGACTTTTCAGCCAGTTCGGAAATCTCGTGCCGGGAATTTTCTATTTCTTCGTCGGCTTTTTTCTTCTCGAATTCGAGCTGAGAAATTTGTTTGTCGATATTCAACAAATCGTTCGAGATAAGGCGTTCTCTCTCGGAAAGACGTTTTAAGTCGATATCGGAAATGAGCGATTCTACATTCTCGATTTTTTTCTTGATTTCTTCGAGCTCTTTTTCGTGCGAAGGCAGTTGCTCTCTAAGATTTTCGAGCAATTTGCGTCTGCCGAAGAGAGTTTCGTCTTCTTTGGGAAGCGAGCCAGCTTCGACTATGCCGTTGGGAAGTATAATGTCGCCTTCGAGAGTGGCCAATCCGAAGTCCGGATAAGCGTCATGGAGGCGCAATCCGGCGTCGAGATCTTTAACAATCCCGATATTATTGAGCACCTGAATGAAATACGGTTCCCATTTTTTATCCGTTTCGACAAATTGGGCAGCCCATCCGAGAAAGCCGTCTTCCTTTTCGATTTTTTTCGCGCGTCTTTTCTGAACGAAATTATTGAGCTTTCCAATTAGCGAATTGTTGTTTGAATTGTTTTTCAACAGATAAAATGAAGCTTTTCCGAGCTGGTTGGTTTTTAGGTAATCGACTGCTTTAACAAGTTCGTCGGCGCTTTCAATCAACAGATTGTTGAGCACCGATTTCAAAGCCGCTTCGAGAGCAAACCGGAATTCTTCTTTGGTATTGCCCACGTCGGCAAAGAGGAGTTTTTCTTTAGCGCTCCATTCGTCGTTTTCAATCAGAATTTTTGAGCCTTTCGAAAGTCCCTCGAGATTTGTAATAAGAGTTTGTATAAAATCGATTTTTTCTTTCAGCGAAACGAGCAAAGTTTTCTTTTCAATTTCGGATTCCTTGAGCGAATTGAGTTGGGTCTCGAGGTCGGCTTTTTCTTTCTGGCGTATTGTAAGCTCAAGACCTGCTTGGTTTAATTTTTTCTCCGCCTCTTCTTTCTCGTTGTTGAGTTCTTCGATGAATCCGACAGTTTTGGCAATTTTATTCGTAATATCCTGAATTTTAGAATTCAGCCGTTCGATATTGGCAGTGTGGTTATCGAGCTCTTTTTTGAGAGCGGCAACATAGTTCTCCTTGTCCGAAATTTCCCGGAGAATTGTAAACCTTTTTTCCTGCAGTTCCTTTAATTCTTTTCTTTTGGTTTCGAGTTCCGAGCGTTTCTCTTCGATTGTTTTTTCGGCGTCGCTGAGTTCGCCTGCCCCGATTTCCAGGGCCGACTCGATTTTTCCCAATTTTTCGCGAGCTTCTTCTTTTGAGAGTTCCGTATCTTCGATCAAATTACGGAACTCGTCAATTTCGTTTACCAGTCGATCGTGATTGGAAGAGAGGGAATTAAGACGTTCCTGAGATACGGACAAGCTTTTTTGATTGTTGTGAATCGAATCCGTTATTTCGGAAATTTCTTTTCTTTTTTTCTGAAGTTCGGAATCGACCTCGTTAATTTTATTTCTGTAAGCGATTAATTGATTTTCGATTTCGCGAATTTGTCTGTCGATATCGTCTTTTTGAATCTTAAAGGTTTCTATTTCCGAACGGAGCTTGTTTTTCTTTTCATAGTAAAGAGCAAACTCGCGTTCGGCAAGGTCGAGTTCTTTATCTCTGAGAACAGACTGAATTTGTGTGTACTGATTTGCCCGCTTAGCCTGACGTTCGAGCGAACGAACCGTTTTTTCGACTTCCGAAACTATATCGTTTACTCTAGTCAGGTCGGCTTTTACATCGTCGAGTTTTTTAAGGGATAATCTTCTGCGAAGTTTATATTTGTTGACTCCGGCGGCTTCCTCGAACAATCGTCTCCTTTCTTCCGCCTTGCTGCTCAAAATCGTTTCGATCATCTTGAGCTCTATTACAGAATATGCATTCGTGCCGATGCCGGTGTCCATAAAAAGATTGGTAATGTCTTTCAGGCGGCAGATGTTTTTGTTGAGCAGATATTCGCTCTCGCCCGATCTGAAAATTCGGCGCGTAATAGTAACTTCGGAATATTCGGTCGGAAGAATGCCTTTGTCGTTTACAAGCGTCAGCGACACTTCCGACATTCCCATCGGTTTTTTGGAACGGGTGCCGTTGAAAATAACGTTTTCCATTTTATCGCTGCGGAGCGTCGTTGTTTTTTGTTCGCCGAGAACCCATCGTATTGCGTCGACTATATTTGTCTTCCCGCAGCCGTTCGGTCCGACTATGCCGGTTATTCCGCGATTAAAATTAATTACGGTTCTGTTTGCAAACGACTTAAAACCGAATATTTCCAGCTTAGATAAAAACAATTCCGCCTCTTAGTGTAATAGTGTTTCGTATTCTTTTAAAGTGTTTATAAAGTAATCTATCGTCGAATTTGTTATCTGCAAATAGATAATTAAAACGCTCGCCGCAGCTATAACGGATACAAATCCGTAGAAGTAAACTTTTAACGGGTGCACTTCGAGCAATACATAGACCGCTTTCAAAATTCTTAATAAAATCCAAACGCAGAGAATTAACAAAACCGCAATTGCTGCCAGATTGATCGTATCCATTGCCAATATTTTATACAGCACAAGTTCGACCGGCAATACTATCGTAAAGGGAAGAAAAGACCATACAATTCCGTAAAACAAAGTCTGAAAGTCAATCTTGTTTTTTAATGGCAGCGAAAACAACTTCAGAACAATCGACAGAAAAACCATTTTCACAAGGAAAAAGAGATACAACCATATTAGCCCCTGCTCGGGATTCCAGGCGAGATAACTGATTAAATCGATTAACCGGTTTGAGCCGATATCGACGAGCAATTTTTCAAATAATATATTCGTACGCAGGTAGTAGAGAAGTATTGTAAAAAGGAGCGACATTGAGCCGACTTCGATAAAGAGCAGCAAATAAGTATGAATGCCCGATAAGATTCTGTGGTCTCTCAGATCGGCAAAGAAGTTGTAACTTCTGAAAAGCGCGCGGCTGCAGTCTTCCTTGAATTTTTTGCGCCAGTTAATTACAAACGCCATCAATATCGAAAGCGCAAGGGAAATCAAAATAAATATCGGTTTGTTCTCGCTTACGCTTGCGCCGATTGGAATCGTAACATTGGATAAATTTTTTAATCTGGATTCGATAACGCGGTAGCTGAGGCTATTGGTCGCATCTGGCCTGTTGAACAAAGCAATCCTTGTATAATAATCGTCCGAATAACCGCCGTAAAAAGACGAGTGAGCGCTCCTAAAATTAAATACGGTATTTACGACGAATCCGATATCTCTTTTGAGAGTAAAGTCCAGAAATTTGTCGAAATAGTATGCCTGCGCCTGCGTTGAATTGTTTACCAGATATCCGGAAACATTTCCGTAATAATCCGGATATGTTGCCTCGCTTATAAAGTAAGGATGTTTTAGTTCGTCGAGGGTTGCTTCGATTTTTTCAATGGGATATGAATATAATTCAATTCCGTATAGGTCGAGATTTCCGGAAAATATGTCCGGTATCCCTGCAAAAGACGCGTATGTAACGTAACCTTTTTGTTTTATGTAGGATGCAACTTCATCGAGGAAGTTTTTAGTTCTTTCCGCATTCGGTAAAAATGATCCTCCGAAACCAGCGATAAAGATGTTCGAGTAGACAGAATAACTTCGGATCATCTCGCCGAGAACTGATTTGTACCTCATTCGGTATTCGTCGTCTGTAAATATTTCTTCCGGGACGGAATTTAAAGGCATTTCGATAAGCGGCAGCAGACCGACGGTTCTGCATAATGCAACAGCATAAGGATTTGGATACTGTCTGGCAAAGCGAACGGAGTTGAAACCCGCGTTTTTAATTCGAATAAGCTGTTCGTTTATTATTTCTTGCGCCGTTGCGTTATCGTATTCGCCTTCGTTGAAATAATAGGTAGCGCCCCGGATTGTAAATCGATTACCGTTGAGAAAAATTCCGCTTGCATCGGTTTTCAAATCTGCAATTGAAAAATTCGTAAGCGTCCTGTCGGTCAGGGAATCGTTGATAAATAAACTTGCTGTGATTACATAATAATCGGGATTATCGGGCGACCAGACAGCAGGATTTTTCAATTTGATGTTAAATGAATTCTTATTCTCGCCTGATTTTAACGGAGGCAAAGCAAATGAAAATTTTTCGGCTCCGTTAGGATTACGCGCCGGAGTAAAATCTAATTCCAAACGGTAATTCGAAGATGAAATCCTGCTGATTGAGATTGTCGCGGCAACGTCGACCGATATTTCAGTTTGAGCAAAATTTGTTTTGAATTCAATCTCTTTCAAAAAATCTTTCGGTTTTGCGGTCAGATATACGTTTCTGACGATGCCGCTGTAACTGCGCGGAGTTAAGAATTGTTGTTTAACGGGGATCGAAGTTTTTGAATCGAGTCCGGAGTAGATTTTTAACTTAAGTGTATTTTCCCCTTCGCGAAGGATGTCCGACGGTAGTTCTACTTCGAAAGGAATCCCGCCGGCGGACTTTTTGTAAATCAAAGAATTATTTACCGTAATATCTGCCGAGTAGCTAATCCCTTCGAAAAAAAGTGAGTAATGCTTGGTATCCTTATCAGAGACGTTAAAACTTGTTTCGAAATTAAGAGCGGAAACGCCTTCGAATACTGCGGGAATATTGATTTCGGTTTTGGATTCCTCGTCGGTAAATACTTTCCAGTTTTTATTTAAAAATCGGACGTCGCGAGTCTCGATAGATTCGATGATTTTGGAGCTCTTTTCCGAATAGAGAGATTTTATTAGGACGCCGGAAAAGGCGTTGGAGCTAGCTATAAATAAGAATATTATAAAGATATTCAAAGTTTTAATCATTGTACGGAAAGTATAAAAAATAAACCCTCAAATATAAAAAAATAAGGGGGGCATATCAATTTTGATATGCCTCTTATTGTGCGGATTCGATAATTTTTACGAACGAGTCTGCTTTAAGGCAGGCTCCTCCCACAAGAGCTCCGTCGATATCGGGCTGGGACATCAATTCTGCGGCGTTTTCGGGTTTTACGCTGCCGCCGTATTGAATAATAAGTTTTTCTGCGAATTCAGTTGAATAGAGCTCGCCGATCAGCTTTCTGATAAAAGCGTGAACTTCTTCGGCTTGTTCCGGAGTAGCGGTTTTTCCTGTTCCTATAGCCCATACGGGTTCGTATGCAATTATAAGATTTGCCAATTCTTCCGCCGTCAAACCTTCGAGTCCTTCTCGCATCTGAGTTTCGATAATTTTAAATGTAACTCCGCTTTCGCGTTCTTCCAATGTTTCGCCGATGCAAAAAATAGGATTCAATTGGTTTTCGACGGCTGCTTTAATCTTCTTGTTGATTAATTGATTCGACTCGCCAAAGATAGTTCTTCTTTCGGAGTGGCCTAAAATAACATATTGGCATCCGACGCTTTTTAACATAAGCGGCGAAATTTCGCCGGTAAAAGCTCCGCTTTTTTCATAATACATATTTTGAGCGCCCAATTTAATTTGGGTGTCTTTGATTAAACTGTTCGCGGCGTCGAGAGAAGTGAAAGGAGGGCAAATTATAACCTCGGCATTTAATGATTTCGACGCCAATAAGTTTTTGATTTCCGATATAAGAGCAACTGAAGAATTTAGGTCGTTATTCATCTTCCAGTTACC comes from Melioribacter roseus P3M-2 and encodes:
- the smc gene encoding chromosome segregation protein SMC → MFLSKLEIFGFKSFANRTVINFNRGITGIVGPNGCGKTNIVDAIRWVLGEQKTTTLRSDKMENVIFNGTRSKKPMGMSEVSLTLVNDKGILPTEYSEVTITRRIFRSGESEYLLNKNICRLKDITNLFMDTGIGTNAYSVIELKMIETILSSKAEERRRLFEEAAGVNKYKLRRRLSLKKLDDVKADLTRVNDIVSEVEKTVRSLERQAKRANQYTQIQSVLRDKELDLAEREFALYYEKKNKLRSEIETFKIQKDDIDRQIREIENQLIAYRNKINEVDSELQKKRKEISEITDSIHNNQKSLSVSQERLNSLSSNHDRLVNEIDEFRNLIEDTELSKEEAREKLGKIESALEIGAGELSDAEKTIEEKRSELETKRKELKELQEKRFTILREISDKENYVAALKKELDNHTANIERLNSKIQDITNKIAKTVGFIEELNNEKEEAEKKLNQAGLELTIRQKEKADLETQLNSLKESEIEKKTLLVSLKEKIDFIQTLITNLEGLSKGSKILIENDEWSAKEKLLFADVGNTKEEFRFALEAALKSVLNNLLIESADELVKAVDYLKTNQLGKASFYLLKNNSNNNSLIGKLNNFVQKRRAKKIEKEDGFLGWAAQFVETDKKWEPYFIQVLNNIGIVKDLDAGLRLHDAYPDFGLATLEGDIILPNGIVEAGSLPKEDETLFGRRKLLENLREQLPSHEKELEEIKKKIENVESLISDIDLKRLSERERLISNDLLNIDKQISQLEFEKKKADEEIENSRHEISELAEKSNMLQSQISETNNSLEELYSAKEKIKSQISEFEASLKEFENRYNQLTKSFNDKKLELERLRGEINNTKSVIERYENDIINAAKGIEKREASIKENEIETEELKARIEDLITELDLLEGERNAVREEENKIAGELKKIKDEASSYENQLRDLRNKRQELSDAIHSFDIKESEINYKIDALKEHIRENYNIELELKEFEDLHEFNFDEVSKEVHDLKEKLKNLGPVNLLAYSEYEEEKKRLDFLHKQRDDLIESEKDLINTINEINDTAQNLFLDTFEKIRENFRTIFQTLFNPGDEADLKLEEGVDPLEAKIEIMAKPKGKRPTSIELLSGGEKTLTATALLFAIYLVKPSPFCILDEVDAPLDDANIDRFTRLLKEFSRDTQFIIVTHNKRTMEAAETMYGVTMQEEGISKLVGVRFEEIPETQS
- a CDS encoding sugar-binding domain-containing protein, with protein sequence MNIFIIFLFIASSNAFSGVLIKSLYSEKSSKIIESIETRDVRFLNKNWKVFTDEESKTEINIPAVFEGVSALNFETSFNVSDKDTKHYSLFFEGISYSADITVNNSLIYKKSAGGIPFEVELPSDILREGENTLKLKIYSGLDSKTSIPVKQQFLTPRSYSGIVRNVYLTAKPKDFLKEIEFKTNFAQTEISVDVAATISISRISSSNYRLELDFTPARNPNGAEKFSFALPPLKSGENKNSFNIKLKNPAVWSPDNPDYYVITASLFINDSLTDRTLTNFSIADLKTDASGIFLNGNRFTIRGATYYFNEGEYDNATAQEIINEQLIRIKNAGFNSVRFARQYPNPYAVALCRTVGLLPLIEMPLNSVPEEIFTDDEYRMRYKSVLGEMIRSYSVYSNIFIAGFGGSFLPNAERTKNFLDEVASYIKQKGYVTYASFAGIPDIFSGNLDLYGIELYSYPIEKIEATLDELKHPYFISEATYPDYYGNVSGYLVNNSTQAQAYYFDKFLDFTLKRDIGFVVNTVFNFRSAHSSFYGGYSDDYYTRIALFNRPDATNSLSYRVIESRLKNLSNVTIPIGASVSENKPIFILISLALSILMAFVINWRKKFKEDCSRALFRSYNFFADLRDHRILSGIHTYLLLFIEVGSMSLLFTILLYYLRTNILFEKLLVDIGSNRLIDLISYLAWNPEQGLIWLYLFFLVKMVFLSIVLKLFSLPLKNKIDFQTLFYGIVWSFLPFTIVLPVELVLYKILAMDTINLAAIAVLLILCVWILLRILKAVYVLLEVHPLKVYFYGFVSVIAAASVLIIYLQITNSTIDYFINTLKEYETLLH
- the tpiA gene encoding triose-phosphate isomerase, with protein sequence MRKKIVAGNWKMNNDLNSSVALISEIKNLLASKSLNAEVIICPPFTSLDAANSLIKDTQIKLGAQNMYYEKSGAFTGEISPLMLKSVGCQYVILGHSERRTIFGESNQLINKKIKAAVENQLNPIFCIGETLEERESGVTFKIIETQMREGLEGLTAEELANLIIAYEPVWAIGTGKTATPEQAEEVHAFIRKLIGELYSTEFAEKLIIQYGGSVKPENAAELMSQPDIDGALVGGACLKADSFVKIIESAQ